In one window of Bos javanicus breed banteng chromosome 24, ARS-OSU_banteng_1.0, whole genome shotgun sequence DNA:
- the LOC133237844 gene encoding serpin B4-like — translation MSSLSEAIIHLAIDLFHQIRKSEKENIFYSPLSISSALAMTYLGARENTASEMQKVLHFSEIAANTKGGATKDPVEKPGNVHHHFQKLLTELKKSTDAYELSVANRLYGEKEFRFLQEYMDNVQKYYLASVESADFISAAEESRKMINSWVESQTNGRIKNLFPQNSLNGSVLVLVNAVYFKGQWQEEFKKENTVEEKFWLNKDTSKPVQMMKQTNHFNFVSLEDVQAKILEIPYTGGELSMMVLLPDEVDGLQEVEEQLTAEKLIEWTSPQNMGKREVDLYLPRFKVEESYDLVPTLQALGMVDAFRGGVANFSGMNGSRDLAVSKVIHKSFVEVTEEGTEAAAATGVVIIRTSLPFRERFRCDHPFLFLIKHIKTNSILFCGRVSSP, via the exons ATGAGTTCCCTCAGTGAAGCAATCATCCACCTTGCAATTGATCTGTTCCACCAGATCagaaaatcagagaaggaaaacatcTTCTATTCCCCTTTGAGTATCTCGTCAGCCTTAGCCATGACTTACTTAGGGGCCCGAGAAAACACCGCATCAGAAATGCAGAAG GTCCTTCACTTCAGTGAAATCGCAGCCAACACAAAAGGAGGAGCCACAAAAGATCCT GTTGAAAAGCCAGGAAATGTTCATCATCACTTTCAAAAGCTTCTGACGGAATTAAAGAAATCCACTGATGCCTATGAGCTGAGTGTCGCCAACAGGCTCTACGGAGAAAAGGAGTTTCGGTTTCTCCAG GAATACATGGATAATGTTCAGAAATACTACCTGGCCAGTGTAGAATCTGCCGATTTTATCAGCGCTGCAGAGGAAAGTCGAAAGATGATTAATTCCTGGGTGGAGAGCCAAACCAATG GAAGAATCAAGAATCTGTTTCCCCAAAACTCTCTTAATGGCTCTGTTCTGGTTCTGGTGAATGCTGTCTATTTCAAAGGGCAGTGGCAAGaggaatttaagaaagaaaatactgtggAGGAAAAATTTTGGTTGAACAAG GATACAAGCAAACCTGTGCAGATGATGAAACAAACCAATCATTTCAATTTTGTGTCACTGGAGGATGTGCAAGCCAAGATCCTGGAAATCCCGTACACAGGCGGAGAGCTAAGCATGATGGTGCTGCTGCCCGATGAAGTAGACGGTCTGCAGGAG GTTGAAGAGCAGCTCACTGCTGAGAAGTTAATAGAGTGGACGAGCCCACAGAATATGGGGAAGAGAGAAGTGGACTTATACCTGCCTCGGTTTAAAGTGGAAGAGAGCTACGACCTCGTGCCCACACTGCAAGCCCTGGGGATGGTGGACGCCTTCCGTGGTGGGGTCGCCAACTTCTCGGGCATGAACGGGAGCCGTGATCTGGCGGTGTCAAAGGTCATCCACAAGTCCTTCGTGGAGGTGACTGAGGAGGGCACAGAGGCCGCGGCTGCTACCGGTGTGGTTATTATACGCACATCATTACCGTTTCGTGAGCGTTTCCGCTGCGATCACCCTTTCCTGTTCCTCATCAAGCACATCAAGACCAACAGCATCCTCTTCTGTGGCCGAGTCTCTTCCCCTTAG